The following proteins are encoded in a genomic region of Brachypodium distachyon strain Bd21 chromosome 1, Brachypodium_distachyon_v3.0, whole genome shotgun sequence:
- the LOC100838531 gene encoding alcohol dehydrogenase-like 7 yields MESVGEEVVEVAVGDTVVPVFSAQCGDCADCVSDRSNICSGLPYRPGMPRDGTTRFAFAGTGEPIHNFINVSSFVEYTVVDVAHLVRLGPGLMIPPDKACLLSCGVSTGVGAAWKVAAVEPGSTVAVFGLGAVGLAVAQGSRMRGAKRIIGVDLNQEKCEIGKRMGITEFINPNDIGGKTVSEVIKEMTGGGGADYCFECIGSTAVTAEAFRSSRMGWGKTVVLGVANGAAAPISVPSHEILRGRSIVGSLFGGLKPKTDIPLLAHKYLHRELELDEFVTHEMGFDDINAAFDLLTQGKCLRCIIWMGEKDVKAKPKQNGTLV; encoded by the exons ATGGAGAGCGTGGGGGAagaggtggtggaggtggctgTCGGGGACACGGTGGTGCCGGTGTTCTCGGCGCAGTGCGGCGACTGCGCCGACTGCGTCTCCGACCGCAGCAACATCTGCTCAGGTCTTCCCTACCGCCCGGGCATGCCGCGTGACGGCACGACGCGCTTTGCGttcgccggcaccggcgagcCCATCCACAACTTCATAAACGTCTCCAGCTTCGTCGAGTACACCGTCGTCGACGTGGCCCACCTCGTCAGGCTCGGCCCCGGGCTCATGATCCCGCCCGACAAGGCCTGCCTCCTTAGCTGCGGCGTCTCCACCG GGGTTGGTGCGGCGtggaaggtggcggcggttgAGCCCGGGTCGACCGTGGCCGTGTTCGGGCTAGGCGCCGTCGGGTTAGCG GTAGCACAAGGGTCCAGGATGCGTGGGGCTAAGCGGATCATTGGAGTCGATTTGAACCAGGAAAAGTGTGAGATCG GAAAGAGGATGGGGATCACCGAGTTCATCAACCCGAACGATATCGGAGGGAAGACAGTGAGCGAG GTCATCAAGGAGatgaccggcggcggcggcgcagactACTGCTTCGAGTGCATCGGCTCCACGGCCGTCACGGCGGAAGCGTTCAGAAGCTCCCGAATG GGTTGGGGGAAGACGGTCGTCCTGGGCGTGGCcaacggcgcggcggcgccgatcaGCGTCCCGTCGCACGAGATCCTCAGGGGGAGATCCATCGTCGGCTCGCTCTTCGGCGGGCTCAAGCCCAAGACCGACATCCCATTGCTCGCACACAAGTATCTCCACAGG gagctggagctggacgAGTTCGTGACGCACGAGATGGGCTTCGACGACATCAACGCGGCGTTCGACCTGCTCACGCAGGGGAAGTGCCTCCGCTGCATCATCTGGATGGGCGAAAAGGACGTCAAGGCCAAGCCGAAACAGAATGGAACGCTCGTGTAG